TGACATGATCCAGGTGATCCACCGATTAGCAAAGCCTACTTTCCTCATGACGGTCTCCAAGAAATTTTAGTCGACGCGGTCATACGCCTTAGACAGATCAAGTTTGTAAGCACAGGCATTCCTCCCTTGAATAATATTGTGTTCAATCGCATGGAAACACTCATAAGAAATGAGGGCATTGTCAGTGATGAGGCGCCCAAGCACGCTTTTATTGGGAGAGATAATTTCGTTGAGGTTACTGGACCACTTGCAACTCGTCATCCCTACCCTACGACATGAAGATTGGACCACCCTTGGTGTGAGGTTGATCCAATGGGTCATGTCTTATCATGTACCTCTAGACAAATCGTGTATATTGTGATATGTTGAAGCTGACCTCTCAAGTCACATGAGGTGTTGTGCCTGTCCCATTTTACTTTACGCAAACGTAAAGGAAAGGCATATCACATCACAATAATCTAAAGGTAGCCTCTGtgcataattcttgtctctgGTCAATGTTTATGGttaaattatatttctcaCCGTTAATGAAATAATTTATTACCTAATACAGGTTTTCTGCTATGGCCCACGGAGAAACCTGTATTTAAGAAATAATTAATGAAAATTCAGTAGGTATCCTATTATTGGCATCTGCAATCACTTATCATATTTACTCATATAAAGATCTACGGTGGTCCATCACCTTTCAGACCAAACCGGTGGCTACAGCGTAAACTATTTTTTAATCCGTAGCAACACAGTCCTagtatttctaaaaaaatgttattttATCCTTGAACAAGTATTTTAATATGAATAGATCTGACTATTGACGGGCAAATACCGAAAGTGACCCTGCACCTTGTAGGAGCCGCAGTTTAACGTATCGTTTAATTTTTCGGCAGCATCTTGTTGGGTCGTTTGTCAGTGACGGCTGGAGAGCACGAGAAGGTGCTTCCCTGCAGACTGCATTTCTCTGCATACTGTTTAGAACATTAAAGTTTATTTCTCGTTTTCCGTTAAAGGGCACACCATTTCGGAGATTGCGCACTTCTCCCTCGCTCGCATCCTTACTTCGACCCCCCACCATCATCACCAACCCGCAATTTCACCCTCGCCTTCGCTCCCCACCTCCACCGTTCTCTCTTCCTCAAGCGCTCGTGGAGGAATTTGTGAATTGCGCGGAGGCCCAGTAGAGTTATTGCAAAAGGGGCAGGCGGAAACCCTGGGTTTTGTTTTGGGGGcaatggaggtggaggagtcctcgccgtcgtcgccgttgTCTTCGCCGTCCTCATCCCCTTCGTCCGACTCCATCGACCTCAACTTCCTGCCCTTCCTGAAGAGGGAGCCCAAGTCGGAGCCGGCTTCCCCGGAGCATGATCCtcttccgcctccgcctccgcctccgcctccgccgcaggCCGCGGCTGCAGTCGCGGTTGCTTATGTCGACCCTACACCGGCAACGCCGGACCTGTCTTCGCCGGCGGTGATGACGCCGCTGCAGTCGCTGCCGCCAAACCCTGACGAGGACGCACTCTTCGCGGAGTACTGCCGGCTCGCGAGCCTCTACCTGCTATCGGCGGGGGCAGGGGCGATCGTGCAAGCGCCGACTCcggaggccgcggcgccggcggtcgtGCAGCCTGGGTCGGGTTCCGCTGTGAAGAAGCGCCGGCCACGGTCGTCAGAGTTGGTGCGGGTGTCCTCGCTGGGCATGCGGGATCAGATCTATTTCCGTGATGTGGTGCGCCGGGCGCGCATCACATTTGAGTCGCTGCGTGGGCTGCTGCTCAAGGACGACGAGCGGGCGGAGGCTCTCGGGCTTCCAGGCGTCGTCGGGCTTGGGTCAACGGACCGGCGCCGCGTCCGCGCGGACCTGCGGGCCGCAGCTCTCATGGCCGACCGAGACCTGTGGCTCAACCGTGACCGGCGAATTGTGGGACCAATCCCTGGGATATCTGTAGGGGACGCCTTCTTCTTTCGCATGGAGCTATGTGTTCTGGGTATCCATGGCCAGGTGCAGGCCGGAATCGACTACCTCACTGCTGGCCGGTCTGCCTCAGGGGAGCCTATAGCCACATCTATCATTGTGTCTGGTGGGtatgaagatgatgatgaccGTGGTGATATACTGGTGTACACCGGCCATGGTGGCCGCGACCCCAACCTTCACAAGCATTGCGTCGACCAGAAGCTTGAGGGTGGTAACCTTGCCCTCGAGCGCAGCATGGCCTATGGTATTGAGATTCGCGTAATCCGAGCAGTCAAGTCTAAGCGCAGTCCTGTGGGAAAGGTCTACTTCTATGATGGCCTCTACAAGGTTGTTGACTTCTGGCTCGATCGCGGCAAAGCTGGCTTTGGTGTTTACAAGTATAAAATGATACGCATTGATGGGCAGGATGCCATGGGCTCTGTGAATTATCGTGTAGCTGAACGGCTTAAGGTGGATGCGTTATCTATGCGACCAACTGGATATTTGAGCTTTGATATTTCAATGGGCCGAGAGAGCATGCCTGTTGCACTATATAACGATGTTGATGATGATAAGGACCCGCTCTTATATGAGTATCTGGCAAGGCCAATATTCCCATCCTCTGCAGTCCAAGGGAAGTTTGCTGAGGGGGGTGGTGGGTGTGAGTGCATCGAGAATTGCTCCATCGGGTGTTATTGTGCACAAAGGAACGGCGGTGAGTTTGCGTATGATAAAGCTGGTGTTCTTCTACGGGGTAAACCACTGGTCTACGAGTGTGGTCCGTATTGCCGATGCCCACCTAGCTGCCCAAACAGGGTTAGTCAGAAGGGACTTAAAAATAGGCTTGAGGTGTTCCGGTCAAGGGAGACTGGGTGGGGTGTTCGGTCTTTGGATCTTATTAAAGCTGGCGCTTTCATTTGTGAGTTCAGTGGGATTGTGCTTACTCATCAGCAGTCAGAGATAGTGGCTGTCAATGGTGATTGCTTGGTGCATCCAAACAGGTTCCCTCCAAGGTGGTTAGATTGGGGTGATATCTCTGATGTGTATCCTGGGTATGTGCCGCCGAACCATCCTGCCATTGCTGACCTGAACTTTTCAATTGATGTGTCAAGGGCAAGGAATGTGGCTTGTTATTTCAGCCATAGCTGCAGTCCAAATGTTTTTATCCAGTTTGTGCTGTTTGACCATTACAACATGTCATATCCCCACCTCATGATCTTTGCCCTGGAGAACATTCCACCATTGAGAGAGCTAAGCATCGACTACGGAATGATTGATGAATGGGTTGGAAAGTTAACTATGTAGTCAGAGTATCTTCTAGATGGCAATACcctttctatttttttcccttttcacGATGTTTTCGAAATGCTGTTCTCGGGGATCGTTGAGGAGGTTGCTGCTAGAAGTTCCTATGCTGGTAATATTCCCAATCCTCACTGTAGTTCtgtttttatg
This is a stretch of genomic DNA from Brachypodium distachyon strain Bd21 chromosome 1, Brachypodium_distachyon_v3.0, whole genome shotgun sequence. It encodes these proteins:
- the LOC100824574 gene encoding histone-lysine N-methyltransferase family member SUVH2 is translated as MEVEESSPSSPLSSPSSSPSSDSIDLNFLPFLKREPKSEPASPEHDPLPPPPPPPPPPQAAAAVAVAYVDPTPATPDLSSPAVMTPLQSLPPNPDEDALFAEYCRLASLYLLSAGAGAIVQAPTPEAAAPAVVQPGSGSAVKKRRPRSSELVRVSSLGMRDQIYFRDVVRRARITFESLRGLLLKDDERAEALGLPGVVGLGSTDRRRVRADLRAAALMADRDLWLNRDRRIVGPIPGISVGDAFFFRMELCVLGIHGQVQAGIDYLTAGRSASGEPIATSIIVSGGYEDDDDRGDILVYTGHGGRDPNLHKHCVDQKLEGGNLALERSMAYGIEIRVIRAVKSKRSPVGKVYFYDGLYKVVDFWLDRGKAGFGVYKYKMIRIDGQDAMGSVNYRVAERLKVDALSMRPTGYLSFDISMGRESMPVALYNDVDDDKDPLLYEYLARPIFPSSAVQGKFAEGGGGCECIENCSIGCYCAQRNGGEFAYDKAGVLLRGKPLVYECGPYCRCPPSCPNRVSQKGLKNRLEVFRSRETGWGVRSLDLIKAGAFICEFSGIVLTHQQSEIVAVNGDCLVHPNRFPPRWLDWGDISDVYPGYVPPNHPAIADLNFSIDVSRARNVACYFSHSCSPNVFIQFVLFDHYNMSYPHLMIFALENIPPLRELSIDYGMIDEWVGKLTM